Proteins from one Pontibacter korlensis genomic window:
- a CDS encoding efflux RND transporter periplasmic adaptor subunit produces MLTTKSTTMDRVIEKKKATPKKIILIAAGALGLVLVLYNLLFAEHSSKLNVDSKRITVGQVSEGTFQEFIAIDGAVEPLKTFYLDITEGGRVEKIYTDDGRMVEKGDTILKLSNTTLQIDFMTRETQLYDLMNERQNSEITMKQDLIRKENDLAEIKYQLALAQRKYERNKMLIEEKVISREEYESAKDEYDYLNTRKTLAERSVKQDAQLMNDRLKQLDESIRRMEANIGMARNTLNNLYVTAPFAGQLSTLKAEVGESKAPGENIGQIDDMDGYKVKANIDEHYISKVYPGLKGTFDFNGNTYKVAITKVFPEVQNNTFQVDMEFAEGTPEGIRRGQTLQIKLNLNDGAKAVLLPRGGFYQSTGGNWVFVVNQASGNAEKRRIKLGRQNPNYYEVLEGLQPGEKVVLSSYDSYGDIDQLELK; encoded by the coding sequence GTGCTCACGACCAAATCTACTACTATGGATCGCGTAATTGAAAAGAAAAAAGCAACGCCTAAGAAAATTATACTGATTGCAGCCGGTGCATTGGGCCTCGTGCTGGTGCTTTACAACCTGCTGTTTGCCGAACACAGCTCCAAGCTTAATGTAGACAGCAAGCGCATAACAGTCGGTCAGGTAAGCGAAGGCACATTTCAGGAATTTATTGCGATTGATGGTGCCGTAGAACCGCTCAAAACATTCTACCTGGATATTACAGAGGGAGGTCGTGTTGAGAAAATCTATACCGATGATGGCCGCATGGTAGAAAAAGGCGATACAATTCTGAAGCTGTCTAACACCACGCTACAGATCGACTTCATGACGCGCGAGACACAGCTTTACGACCTGATGAACGAGCGCCAGAACTCAGAGATTACCATGAAGCAGGACCTGATCCGCAAAGAAAACGACCTGGCTGAGATAAAATACCAACTGGCACTGGCCCAGCGCAAGTATGAGCGCAACAAAATGCTGATCGAAGAGAAGGTAATTTCCCGTGAAGAATATGAATCTGCAAAAGACGAGTATGACTACCTAAATACACGCAAAACGCTGGCTGAACGCTCGGTAAAGCAGGATGCTCAGTTAATGAACGACCGCCTGAAGCAGCTGGATGAGTCTATACGCCGTATGGAAGCTAACATTGGCATGGCTCGCAACACACTTAACAACCTGTATGTAACAGCACCTTTCGCAGGCCAGCTTTCAACTCTAAAAGCTGAGGTTGGTGAGTCTAAAGCTCCAGGCGAAAACATCGGTCAAATTGATGACATGGACGGCTATAAAGTGAAGGCCAACATAGATGAGCATTACATCTCTAAAGTATACCCAGGCCTGAAAGGCACCTTCGACTTCAACGGCAATACTTATAAAGTAGCTATAACCAAGGTTTTCCCGGAAGTACAGAACAATACATTCCAGGTGGATATGGAGTTTGCAGAAGGCACTCCGGAAGGTATACGCCGCGGCCAAACACTGCAGATAAAGCTTAACCTGAACGACGGAGCCAAGGCTGTACTTTTACCGAGAGGCGGCTTCTACCAGAGCACCGGAGGTAACTGGGTGTTTGTAGTGAACCAAGCAAGCGGCAATGCAGAGAAACGCAGAATTAAACTAGGACGCCAGAACCCGAACTATTACGAGGTGCTGGAAGGCCTGCAGCCAGGCGAGAAAGTAGTTCTTTCTTCATACGACAGCTACGGTGACATAGACCAGCTGGAACTGAAGTAA
- a CDS encoding sigma-54-dependent transcriptional regulator gives MSKVSCKVLVVDDEEDILMAGKLLLKQHFEVVKTTSDPYKIPSLLQEHNFDVVLLDMNYSIGATSSKEGLHWLKQILQLSPKTTVILMTAYGDIELAVRALKEGATDFVLKPWQNEKLVAILKTACQNRSASVNGKRCAEKAVRENTAYHYDGFIGVSPAMQRVYQTIDKVAGTDANVLILGENGTGKEVAARALHRKSKRANNVFEIVDLGAVSTTLFESELFGHAKGSFTDAKEDRAGRLEAASGGTLFLDEIGNLSLALQAKLLTVLQSRQVIRLGTNKPRPIDIRLICATNMPLYDMVREGTFRQDLLYRVNTVEIHLPPLRERRDDIRLLAEHFLKVYQQKYERPELRLNSETMRRLNDYHWPGNIRELDHAMERAVILCDGNELHPDDFYFAPSEDGQQKQLGLDSLADNDYTLEALEKMMVQKALVKHAGNITHAAKELGITRTALYRRIEKHGL, from the coding sequence ATGAGTAAGGTCTCTTGCAAGGTACTGGTGGTAGATGATGAGGAAGACATATTGATGGCCGGAAAGCTGTTACTAAAGCAGCACTTTGAAGTAGTCAAAACAACATCTGACCCATATAAAATACCAAGCCTGCTGCAGGAGCACAACTTTGATGTGGTGCTGCTGGACATGAATTATAGCATCGGAGCCACCTCCAGTAAAGAAGGGCTCCATTGGCTAAAGCAGATCCTGCAGCTCTCTCCCAAGACTACAGTTATCCTGATGACGGCCTACGGCGACATTGAACTAGCTGTGCGTGCGCTGAAAGAGGGTGCCACAGACTTTGTGCTGAAACCTTGGCAGAACGAGAAGTTAGTGGCTATACTTAAAACTGCCTGCCAGAACCGCAGCGCCTCCGTTAACGGTAAACGATGTGCCGAGAAAGCCGTGCGGGAAAATACCGCTTACCACTACGATGGCTTTATAGGTGTATCGCCGGCTATGCAGCGCGTGTACCAGACAATAGATAAAGTAGCAGGTACCGATGCCAATGTGCTTATACTCGGCGAGAACGGAACAGGTAAGGAGGTAGCAGCGCGTGCTTTGCACCGCAAGTCGAAACGAGCGAATAACGTGTTCGAAATTGTAGACTTGGGAGCTGTAAGCACTACCTTGTTTGAAAGTGAACTCTTTGGGCACGCTAAAGGCTCTTTTACAGATGCCAAAGAAGACCGGGCCGGAAGGCTTGAGGCTGCTTCAGGTGGTACACTTTTTCTGGATGAGATAGGTAACCTGTCGCTTGCGCTGCAGGCAAAGCTTCTTACAGTATTGCAAAGCAGACAGGTCATCCGGTTAGGTACTAATAAACCACGCCCTATCGATATCAGGCTTATCTGCGCCACCAACATGCCACTTTACGACATGGTGCGCGAAGGCACCTTCCGTCAGGATTTGCTTTACCGTGTAAATACAGTAGAAATACACCTGCCCCCGCTTCGTGAGCGACGTGATGACATCAGGCTGTTGGCGGAGCACTTCCTGAAAGTATACCAGCAGAAGTATGAACGCCCCGAGCTACGCCTAAATAGCGAAACAATGCGCCGACTGAACGATTACCATTGGCCTGGCAATATAAGGGAGCTGGATCATGCCATGGAGCGTGCCGTTATACTTTGCGATGGCAACGAATTACACCCAGATGATTTCTACTTTGCACCAAGTGAGGATGGTCAGCAAAAACAGCTTGGGCTGGATAGCCTAGCCGACAACGATTACACGCTGGAGGCATTAGAGAAGATGATGGTACAAAAGGCGCTTGTAAAGCATGCAGGCAATATTACGCATGCTGCAAAAGAGCTAGGCATTACGCGCACCGCCCTTTACCGCAGAATAGAGAAGCATGGGCTATAG
- a CDS encoding sensor histidine kinase, whose translation MGYSGFRVRLLLRLFLLVCIVLLLMLVLYRTDWYVTALCLFLLVLFQLYDLVHFVERTNRDISSFLQAMRHSDFTQRFATEGVNPSYQELYQSFNDISEAFSRVKTEKQAHYHYLQAIVEQVGVGILSFDEEGEVQLVNNVTKSLLRVPHLLHIDSLERLSPDLVQALFGIGHEEKRLVTLQVNEEELLLNLSATELLSQGKQIKIVTLQNIKSELEEQELQTWQKVIRVLTHEIMNSITPVVSLTSTVNNLLEEEVIAKLAKGESIEEEVLEDMQAGLRTIEKRSAGMLHFVKNYRRLMRLPSSELRPVKVVDMMRSVHTLLQHQMEEQHVNFKMYLPDEKTEVLADAEQLEQVLINLIKNGMEACQNAHAPCVEVVAFVPEGERERLRIDVTDNGPGIPDEVLDKIFIPFYTTKKQGSGIGLSLSKQIMRQHGGSIRVHTQPGLTTFSLSLKRVNERVLLDH comes from the coding sequence ATGGGCTATAGCGGGTTCAGGGTAAGGCTGCTGCTGCGCCTTTTCCTTCTTGTATGTATCGTTTTGCTGCTTATGCTGGTGCTCTACCGCACAGACTGGTATGTAACGGCACTATGCTTATTCCTGCTCGTGCTGTTCCAGCTCTATGATCTTGTTCATTTTGTAGAGCGAACTAACAGGGATATCAGCAGCTTTCTGCAGGCTATGCGCCACTCAGATTTTACACAGCGCTTTGCTACCGAAGGCGTAAACCCCTCTTACCAAGAGCTGTACCAGAGCTTTAATGATATTTCTGAGGCTTTTTCACGTGTAAAGACAGAGAAACAAGCACACTATCATTACCTGCAGGCCATTGTAGAGCAGGTGGGAGTAGGAATTCTTTCTTTTGATGAGGAGGGGGAAGTGCAGTTAGTTAATAACGTTACTAAATCTCTTTTGCGGGTGCCTCACCTGCTACACATAGACTCCCTTGAGCGTTTGAGTCCTGACCTGGTGCAGGCACTTTTTGGCATAGGTCATGAAGAGAAAAGGCTGGTTACGCTACAGGTCAACGAAGAAGAACTATTACTTAATCTCAGTGCCACAGAGCTCCTCTCGCAGGGCAAACAGATCAAGATTGTAACGCTGCAAAACATAAAGTCGGAGCTAGAGGAGCAGGAGCTACAAACATGGCAGAAGGTGATTCGTGTGCTGACGCATGAAATCATGAACTCCATTACCCCGGTCGTTTCTCTCACTTCTACTGTAAACAACCTTTTGGAGGAAGAGGTGATTGCCAAACTGGCAAAAGGTGAAAGTATAGAAGAGGAGGTATTGGAAGACATGCAGGCTGGCTTAAGAACCATAGAGAAGCGCAGTGCTGGTATGCTTCACTTCGTGAAGAACTACCGTCGCCTGATGCGACTACCATCGTCGGAGCTAAGGCCTGTGAAGGTAGTAGACATGATGCGTTCTGTGCATACGCTGTTGCAGCATCAGATGGAAGAGCAGCATGTTAATTTTAAGATGTATCTGCCAGACGAAAAGACAGAGGTGTTGGCCGATGCCGAGCAACTGGAGCAAGTGCTGATCAATCTTATCAAGAACGGCATGGAGGCTTGCCAAAACGCGCATGCCCCCTGCGTAGAGGTTGTGGCTTTTGTGCCGGAGGGCGAGCGCGAAAGGCTGCGCATCGATGTAACAGACAATGGCCCTGGTATACCGGATGAAGTGCTGGACAAAATTTTTATTCCGTTCTACACCACTAAAAAACAAGGTTCTGGTATAGGGCTAAGCCTGTCTAAGCAGATTATGCGCCAGCACGGTGGCTCTATCCGGGTGCATACACAGCCTGGCCTCACCACCTTCAGCCTTAGCTTAAAGCGGGTAAACGAACGTGTGTTATTAGATCATTAA
- the trxA gene encoding thioredoxin, with amino-acid sequence MAKRSFQELINSPGMPVLVDFYADWCGPCKAMSPIVQQVASQYNGKLKVVKVNIDNNQAAASQFKVQGVPTFILFHKGKQVWRQSGAMPAQQLTQVIQQYV; translated from the coding sequence ATGGCAAAGAGATCTTTTCAAGAGCTTATCAATAGCCCAGGGATGCCGGTACTGGTAGACTTTTACGCGGATTGGTGTGGTCCCTGCAAAGCAATGAGTCCAATAGTACAACAAGTAGCCAGCCAGTATAACGGTAAGCTAAAGGTTGTAAAAGTAAATATAGACAACAATCAGGCAGCTGCATCGCAATTTAAGGTACAGGGCGTACCAACTTTTATACTTTTCCATAAAGGAAAGCAGGTGTGGCGTCAGTCTGGAGCTATGCCGGCGCAGCAACTAACGCAGGTTATCCAGCAGTATGTTTAA
- a CDS encoding sensor histidine kinase — MKVLDPLILITPVMLILAVGIIAFVVLYQRRMLQHQEHLQRLQSIKQQQLLEATFRAQEEERRRVARDLHDEVGAMLALVRLNLHQLVSNVEVKDERLLNSAQNMKQQLDEVLGSVRRISHDLMPVVLEKMGLAQALDALRRTLAATGQLELEISYNDKSIRLPPQHELLLYRMVQELLNNTLKHAQASQVTVILSFTASQVHIIYKDNGIGFEVGALEHEKGMAGGLGIMSLQSRAALLNGSISIKSAPGAGTTAEITVPITSPDLENTTNNHNPITTHGVSASNIGNSR, encoded by the coding sequence ATGAAAGTTCTAGACCCACTCATACTGATCACTCCAGTAATGCTGATTTTGGCAGTGGGTATTATTGCATTCGTGGTGCTTTACCAACGACGAATGCTGCAGCACCAGGAGCACTTGCAACGGTTGCAGTCTATCAAACAGCAACAGTTGCTGGAGGCTACCTTCAGGGCCCAAGAAGAGGAGCGCCGCCGTGTGGCCCGCGACCTACACGACGAGGTAGGGGCTATGCTGGCATTAGTAAGGTTAAATTTGCATCAACTGGTAAGCAATGTGGAGGTAAAAGATGAGCGGCTACTGAACAGTGCACAGAACATGAAGCAGCAGCTTGATGAGGTGCTGGGAAGTGTACGCCGGATTTCTCATGATTTGATGCCTGTAGTGCTGGAGAAGATGGGGCTGGCACAGGCACTAGATGCCTTAAGACGTACTTTGGCGGCTACCGGGCAACTAGAGCTGGAGATAAGCTATAACGATAAGAGTATACGCCTTCCTCCTCAACACGAATTGCTGCTGTACCGTATGGTGCAGGAGCTACTGAACAATACTCTTAAGCATGCGCAGGCTAGCCAAGTTACAGTTATTCTTTCCTTCACAGCTTCGCAGGTTCATATTATTTACAAAGACAACGGAATTGGCTTTGAAGTAGGAGCCTTGGAACATGAAAAAGGCATGGCCGGTGGTCTAGGCATCATGAGTCTGCAGAGCCGGGCTGCTCTATTAAATGGAAGTATCAGCATTAAATCTGCGCCCGGAGCCGGTACTACTGCCGAAATAACAGTACCAATTACTTCACCCGACCTAGAAAACACAACCAACAACCATAACCCTATTACTACTCATGGAGTATCAGCCTCTAACATTGGCAATAGCCGATGA
- a CDS encoding response regulator produces MEYQPLTLAIADDHNLFRKGVLELLKAFDEITLVADASNGAELLEKIESDLPDVVMLDLEMPEMDGVATSRYLLSKYPDVRILIMSTYGDEALVDNLLEEGVKGYLLKNSEPDELRQALQALKAGKGYFSPR; encoded by the coding sequence ATGGAGTATCAGCCTCTAACATTGGCAATAGCCGATGACCACAACTTGTTCCGGAAGGGGGTTCTGGAACTACTAAAAGCTTTTGATGAAATCACATTGGTGGCGGATGCCAGCAACGGAGCCGAACTTCTCGAAAAAATTGAGTCCGACCTGCCCGATGTGGTGATGCTGGACCTGGAAATGCCCGAGATGGACGGAGTAGCAACTTCTCGGTACCTGCTCTCCAAATATCCTGATGTCCGCATCCTGATCATGTCTACCTATGGGGACGAGGCACTGGTAGACAACCTGCTGGAGGAGGGTGTAAAAGGGTATCTGCTTAAGAATTCAGAACCTGATGAGCTACGGCAGGCATTACAAGCCTTGAAAGCTGGCAAGGGGTATTTCTCTCCAAGGTAA
- a CDS encoding CsgE family curli-type amyloid fiber assembly protein, which produces MAQQEEKRDTAQQQATQGPNQFEEAIRSSADLEVDGLIVDETITKIGRDFYDVFHRQWEAPPSAKNFTILIKERPTRGNGALIQVALNDELLFEQQLQPRFDVIEETASYVATGLYEYLLRNHLQQQLEAEGRKEWEVF; this is translated from the coding sequence ATGGCTCAGCAAGAGGAGAAGAGAGATACAGCACAGCAACAAGCTACGCAAGGTCCCAATCAGTTTGAGGAGGCCATCCGTAGTTCTGCCGATTTGGAGGTTGATGGTTTAATAGTAGATGAGACTATAACTAAAATTGGGCGCGATTTTTACGATGTGTTCCATCGGCAATGGGAGGCACCTCCATCTGCTAAAAACTTTACCATTCTAATAAAAGAGCGGCCTACCCGTGGCAATGGGGCGCTCATTCAGGTGGCTCTTAACGATGAGCTTCTGTTTGAGCAGCAGCTGCAGCCAAGGTTCGACGTGATCGAAGAAACCGCTAGCTATGTAGCAACTGGCTTATACGAGTACCTGCTCCGAAATCACTTACAGCAGCAGCTGGAGGCAGAAGGGAGGAAGGAATGGGAGGTATTCTAA
- a CDS encoding curli production assembly/transport component CsgF yields the protein MKNVISTLVAFLLLFFANLSNVQAQDLVYTPKNPAFGGNPYNYSWMQSSAQAQDKLKDPNAESGSLYSRDPMEDFKNSLNRQILNELSRKLISNQFGEDGVTPGSYTLGDYQIDVTEGPGGINIDIVDMTSGNRTSVTIPYY from the coding sequence ATGAAAAATGTTATTTCTACCCTGGTAGCATTTCTTTTGCTTTTCTTTGCCAACCTTAGTAATGTACAAGCGCAGGATCTGGTATACACGCCTAAGAATCCTGCCTTTGGCGGCAATCCGTATAATTACTCCTGGATGCAAAGCTCAGCCCAGGCACAGGATAAGTTAAAGGATCCTAACGCAGAGAGCGGCTCCCTCTACAGCCGCGACCCCATGGAGGACTTTAAAAATAGCCTGAACCGACAGATTCTGAATGAGCTTTCACGTAAGCTTATTTCAAATCAGTTTGGCGAGGATGGTGTAACTCCAGGTAGCTATACTTTGGGAGACTACCAGATTGATGTAACAGAGGGGCCGGGAGGTATCAATATTGATATTGTAGATATGACATCTGGTAACCGTACCTCAGTTACTATCCCATATTATTAA
- a CDS encoding CsgG/HfaB family protein, with protein sequence MKSSEATLGVPSPAYKDLVSLPEPQQKVVAAVYKFRDQTGQYKPSEIGTSWSTAVTQGATTILINSLEESGWFTTIERENLGNLLNERKIIRSTRAESEAMTGKKEPNLPGLLFAGIILEGGIISYDANVVTGGAGLRYFGAGGSGQYREDKVTVYLRAISTSTGEILKTVYTSKTILSQSVDFGVFRYVHFKRLLEAETGFTYNEPSEIAVKEAIDKAVQSMVIEGMLAGYWRPKNKADLESEVVQAYLQEKQDILNSDIHGNIMDERRSLVGVAGAAGAMYYKGDFPNPRLNFMGEVGLKISSRQNIGMDLRLGKGKLSTENGFNTSINYAELNLNYLLFPKLRYSPYVQVGAGALVQGSGLVDIFDSFGDSGLNPYVKAGAGLEYLLTRNIGLDVSLSSSYLLNDDLDEVEQGRFNDYFWTGKVGVNFYLGLYK encoded by the coding sequence ATGAAGAGTTCCGAAGCCACACTGGGCGTGCCATCACCAGCCTATAAAGACTTAGTAAGCTTGCCGGAGCCGCAGCAGAAAGTTGTGGCTGCCGTGTATAAATTCAGAGACCAGACAGGGCAGTATAAACCATCTGAAATTGGTACTAGCTGGTCTACAGCGGTAACCCAGGGAGCCACTACCATCCTTATTAACTCCCTCGAAGAGTCAGGCTGGTTTACCACAATTGAGCGTGAGAACCTGGGGAACCTGCTAAATGAGCGGAAGATAATTCGGTCCACAAGAGCCGAATCTGAGGCTATGACAGGTAAGAAAGAGCCTAATTTGCCCGGACTTCTTTTTGCGGGCATTATACTGGAGGGAGGTATAATTTCTTACGATGCCAATGTGGTGACAGGGGGAGCAGGTTTACGTTACTTTGGTGCCGGAGGGTCAGGACAGTACCGAGAGGATAAGGTGACAGTGTACCTACGGGCAATTTCCACCAGCACAGGAGAAATACTTAAGACAGTTTATACATCTAAAACTATACTGTCTCAGTCGGTTGATTTTGGTGTTTTCCGATATGTACATTTTAAGCGCCTTTTAGAGGCAGAAACAGGCTTTACCTATAATGAGCCGTCTGAAATTGCTGTGAAAGAGGCCATAGACAAGGCAGTGCAAAGTATGGTGATTGAGGGGATGCTTGCTGGATACTGGCGCCCAAAGAACAAGGCTGATCTGGAGTCGGAGGTGGTGCAGGCTTACCTGCAGGAGAAGCAGGACATCCTGAACAGCGACATTCACGGAAACATTATGGACGAGCGTCGTAGCCTTGTTGGTGTAGCCGGTGCGGCAGGGGCCATGTATTATAAGGGCGACTTCCCGAACCCTAGGTTAAACTTCATGGGTGAAGTAGGGTTAAAAATCAGTTCACGGCAGAATATTGGTATGGACTTGCGCTTGGGGAAGGGCAAGTTATCTACAGAAAATGGCTTTAACACAAGTATAAATTATGCAGAGTTAAACCTTAACTACCTCCTATTTCCGAAGTTGCGCTACAGTCCTTATGTACAGGTTGGTGCGGGGGCACTTGTGCAGGGTAGTGGGCTTGTGGACATTTTTGATAGCTTTGGCGACAGCGGACTAAACCCTTACGTAAAGGCTGGGGCAGGCTTAGAGTATCTCCTTACTAGGAATATAGGACTGGATGTTAGCCTTTCCAGCTCTTATCTCTTGAACGATGATTTGGATGAGGTCGAACAGGGCCGCTTTAACGACTACTTTTGGACAGGTAAAGTGGGGGTAAATTTCTATTTGGGCCTGTATAAGTAG
- a CDS encoding carboxypeptidase-like regulatory domain-containing protein, translating into MVEPEGGGSIRGVVIHAETEAPIAGVSISTKPATSAVVTDEDGNFSISEVDAGEYNIVAQKIGYKVKGVTIAVKSFKSSHVTIVLEDAVGGGLAPGKASDPIPVSGTTSQPTDLTLRWQAPKANSGDTLTYDVYLYESGNTEKRLVAESLSDTSVVVRNLKYNTTYFWQVVVKDASGRSSNGDVWSFTTMALTNARYLFARAVDGDYNIYRSDGTEANTFRLTTGVSREWWPLLNPKRDVIAYSSNEHIEPQIFTMRLDGADKLQITTVPVAGYHNQGIGFVWSPDGGQLIYPHYDKLYRIERDGSGLTVLATAPEGRHFRMLDWTDRGNKIIAQTIGQNINDSEIYIMDSNGANMTLLVENLPGRVESPTFSIDGKNVLYTRDAAGFENTEGRQLDSRIYRRDLETNRIVDLSGGKPAGTNDLYPRYSPTGDKIIFVNTPNDGFGPFDIYVMDANGSNRTKIFSNATMPDWK; encoded by the coding sequence ATGGTAGAGCCCGAAGGAGGTGGTTCTATCAGAGGGGTTGTGATACATGCCGAAACAGAAGCGCCGATCGCCGGCGTTAGCATTAGCACTAAACCTGCCACATCTGCTGTTGTTACTGATGAAGATGGCAACTTCTCTATTTCGGAAGTAGACGCCGGAGAGTACAATATTGTTGCCCAGAAGATTGGTTATAAAGTTAAAGGTGTAACAATTGCGGTTAAGAGCTTTAAAAGCAGCCACGTTACCATTGTGCTAGAGGATGCCGTAGGCGGTGGCCTGGCACCAGGCAAAGCCAGCGATCCAATTCCAGTATCAGGCACAACCTCTCAGCCTACAGACCTAACCCTCCGCTGGCAAGCACCCAAAGCCAACAGCGGCGATACCCTCACCTACGATGTCTACTTGTATGAGTCGGGCAATACGGAGAAAAGACTGGTAGCCGAGTCTTTGTCAGATACGAGTGTGGTAGTCAGAAACCTGAAGTATAACACAACTTATTTCTGGCAGGTAGTAGTGAAGGACGCCAGCGGCAGAAGCTCAAACGGAGATGTCTGGAGCTTTACCACAATGGCTCTAACCAATGCCCGCTATCTTTTTGCCCGCGCTGTAGATGGCGATTACAACATTTACCGGTCAGACGGCACTGAAGCAAATACCTTTAGGCTGACTACTGGCGTAAGTCGCGAGTGGTGGCCACTACTAAATCCTAAACGGGATGTGATTGCCTACTCCTCGAATGAACACATTGAGCCGCAGATCTTTACGATGAGACTGGATGGTGCAGATAAGTTACAAATTACCACTGTGCCTGTGGCAGGATATCATAACCAAGGGATCGGCTTTGTTTGGTCGCCGGATGGAGGCCAGCTAATCTATCCGCACTACGATAAACTTTACCGTATTGAGCGCGATGGCTCAGGGTTAACCGTACTAGCCACTGCGCCTGAGGGCCGCCACTTCCGCATGCTCGACTGGACAGACCGAGGCAATAAGATCATAGCGCAAACTATCGGGCAAAACATCAACGATTCTGAGATCTACATCATGGACTCTAATGGGGCTAACATGACGCTGCTGGTGGAGAATTTACCAGGCCGTGTGGAAAGTCCGACTTTCTCTATAGATGGTAAGAATGTGCTTTATACCCGTGATGCGGCTGGCTTCGAGAACACGGAAGGTCGCCAGTTGGATTCCCGCATCTACAGAAGAGACTTGGAAACTAACCGTATTGTGGACCTATCCGGAGGCAAGCCTGCCGGTACAAACGACCTGTACCCGCGTTACTCACCAACAGGAGATAAGATCATTTTTGTGAATACGCCAAACGATGGCTTCGGCCCCTTTGATATTTATGTAATGGATGCAAACGGCAGCAACCGCACCAAGATTTTCTCCAATGCCACCATGCCGGATTGGAAATAG
- a CDS encoding restriction endonuclease produces MANNKTDQVCELCGREVQNVSRHHLVPREEGGRYGATADVCQPCHSTLHLTFSNRDLALNYNTIPALQQAEPLQKYLNWVRKKRVEKISNRRGRRR; encoded by the coding sequence ATGGCTAACAATAAGACAGACCAAGTATGTGAGCTCTGTGGAAGAGAGGTGCAGAATGTATCGCGCCACCACCTGGTGCCGCGAGAGGAGGGTGGCCGTTATGGGGCTACTGCAGACGTATGCCAACCTTGCCACAGCACGCTGCATCTTACCTTTAGCAACCGCGACTTGGCTTTGAACTACAATACCATACCGGCTCTGCAACAGGCCGAACCGCTGCAAAAGTATCTGAATTGGGTGCGTAAAAAACGTGTTGAGAAGATATCTAACCGACGGGGCAGAAGGAGGTAA